Sequence from the Enhydrobacter sp. genome:
ATACTCCCTGGTCGCCACGAACCAGCGGTTGGCGAGCAGACGCGCGAGACCGAGCCACCGCGACTGCGCCCGCACGGCGGCATAGGCCCACCGGCTGCCTCTCGCGTATTGCGGCAGGAACCGCAGCGGTGCGGCAAGGTTGTCGGCACGATGCTGGCCGGCGCGCGGCATGCCGGCTTCGGCATGCTCGGGGTTGGGCAGACCGCCATGCTCGCCGTAGTGCTTGAGCGTGATGTAGGCGGAGCTGCCCCGCCCCATCGCGAACCACTGCAGGTGGGCGTCGAACGTGAAGTACTTCCGCGGATCGTAGCGTCCCATCTCGTCCTGGAAGAACTCGCAGAACAGGCGGGCCACCGGCGCATTGACCACGTAGGCGACGAGCGGCGCGCAATGGCCGCGCAGAAAAGCCTCCGTGCCGATCACCGCGAAGAGGCGCGGGCTGCCCTGGTAGAGATAGCCCCAGGCCATCGGATCCGCGGTCGGCCAGAAGACGTCGAACCCGCCCATGCCGCGGCACGGCACGAAGTCCGATTCGCAGATCAGCGTGTAGCCGTCTTCCTGCGCCGCGCGCTGCCAGGCCATGTGATGGTTGATGAACGTCCGCGCGCACCTCGCGTAGGTCATCTCCTCGTCCGTGTACCGCGCGCGCTGGACGATGGGATTGAGGCCTTCGGCGGCGAGTGCTGCCTGCAGCGGCGACACGTCCTCGCGGTAGGCAAGGATAAAGGATCGCCCGACCACGTCGCCGAGCGTCTGCGTGTGCCGCCTCATTTCGAGTGCGTCCCGATCGAACTGTGTGAGACCGACATTCCCCGCTTCGCCTATACTGGGAATTGTACTCGATGACCACGGCTAATCGCCGGGCCGGGCGAACGGGAAGTGGAGAGAGGCGTGCGAATCGTCGTCGTCGGAGGAACTTCATCGATCGCCGAGCATTGCTGCCGGCAGTGGGTCGAGCGCGAGGATGTCGACATCGAGCTGCTGGTGCGCGACGCCGGGCGCGGCGAGCGCATCGCCGCCGACCTGCGCACGCGCAATCCGCGCGCGACCATCGGCGTGACCGAGACTGGTTTCGTCGACCCGGCCGCGATCGATGACGCCGTCGCGCGGCTGTGGGACGCCGCGCCCGTCGACCTCGCCCTGATCGCGCATGGCTGGCTGCCGCCGCAGGCGAACTGCCAAGACGATCTCGCGACCTGCCGCGACGTGATCGAGGTCAACGCCGTCTCGCCCGCCCTGTTCGCCGAGGCGTTCGCCGCCCGCTTCGCGGGCGCCGGGCGCGGCACGCTCGTTCTGCTCGGCTCGGTGGCGGGCGACCGCGGACGCAAGGCCAACTACAGCTACGGCGCCGCCAAGGGATTCGTCGAGCGCTACGCCGAAGGCATGCAGCACCGATTCGCCCGCACCGGCGTCAGGGTCGTGCTCGCCAAGCCCGGGCCCACCGACACGCCGATGGCCGGTCCGGCCAAGGCGCAGGGCCGCCGCGTCGCCGCGGTGCAGGACGTGGCTCGCGCCATCGTGCGGGGCATCGACCGCGGCCGGCCGGTGATCTATGCGCCGTGGTACTGGCGGGCGATCATGCTCGTCGTCCGCCACATCCCCCGGCCGCTGTTCAACCGGCTGGAGATATGAGCGGCTGCGCGATCTCGCGATAGAGATTGGTCATCTCGCGGGCGACATCCTTCATCGTCCGCCGCACCGCCACGTTCGCCACCCGCCGCGCGATCTCGGAGCGATCGAGCGCCGCCGCCTGCATGGCACGGGCCCATGCCGAGCTGTCGTTGAACGGCAGCAGCCACCCGTCGACGCCGTCGCGAATGCGCTCGCTGATGCCGCCGAGGTCGGCCCCCATGACCGGCAGGCCGAACGCGAATCCCTCCAGCACCACCAGCGGGCCGGTTTCCATGTAGTTCGACGGCACCGCGAGGACGTCGAGCCGCTGCAGGAAGGCCGGCACCTGGTCGTGCGTTATCGAGCCGAGGAACTCGACGCGGGCATCCGACCGTCCCTTTTCGGCAACCTCGGCAAGATAGCCGGGCTCGGTGCCGCTGCCCGCGACCAGCAGGCGGATCGGCACGTCGCGCGGAAGCCGCTTCATCGCGTCGAGCAGGACATGCACGCCCTTGTACGATTCGATCCGGCCGATGAAGCCGACACGGAGCTCGCGCGACGGCGGCGGCGGCGTCCGGCGGGCGCCTCGCGCGGCCAGATCCTCCGCCACCGCCTGCGGCGAGACCACGATCTTCCTCTCGTCGATGCCGTTGGCGAGCAGCGCCATCGCCACCCATCGGCTGGGCGCGACGATGCGCACGCTGTGCCTCGCCATCTCCCGCAGATCGTGGGCCTGCTCCGCCGCCAGGGCGCGCCCCGACAGCATGGTCGCGCCGCGGTGCCACACGGAGGAGAGCGAGCCGCCCATGTAGTTGATCGGCGGCAGCAGCGAAACGCCGAAGGCCAGCGGACCCGGCAGGCCGCGCGAGATCGCCCAGCATTGGGTGCAACGCTGGCCACGGATGCGGCCGTCGCACGCGCGGTCGCCGTTGAGCAACATGGTGCCGCGCAGGCACAGCGCCGACGGCACGTGCATGGTGACGACGCAGGGAATGCCGAGTTGGGCGACCTGTTCGAGGTGCCGCAGGCCGGCGCCGCCGGTCCAGGAATGCAGGTGGAAGACGTCGGGAGCGTCGTCGACCACGCGCTGCTGGAACATGGTGAGGCCGGCGCGGCCGGCGTTGGCCGAATACCCACGCAGATCGGCCCAGTTGGTGGGGTAACGCACCACCGGAGTCTGCGCCCAGACGTACTCCTCCGCGTTGCGGTCGGTCGCGGCGATAACCGTGCTGTGCACCGAAAAACCCGAAAGCGCGGTGGCGAGATCGCGCACGTAGACTTCCGTGCCGCCGATCTTCTCGGGGAAATAGAAGCCGACGCAGTGCGTCACCCGCAGCGCGCCGGCCGAGCCGGCTTCCGTCACGGCCTCGTTCATCCCTCGACACTGCGCGGCGGCGGCTTGCGCAGCAAGCCCCCGAGGCCGATCAACCGCTCGGTCGCCCCGAAACCCAGCAGCCGATAGCCGGCGCGGATGCTGGGGCGGACCGGCGGCACGAACTCCGGATCGAGCCGAAATATCCACTCTGCCGCGGCAGCCGCCTCGTCCGGCGCGGTCTGCGCCAGGCTGCGGACCACCGGCCAGATGAACCGGACGGCGGCGCGCTTGCGCCGTGCCGTCAGTTCACCCTTCGCCGTCAACAGCTCGACCGCCTTGCGATAGACCGCGACGGTGGTCCAGTCGGCCAGCGTGCGGCGAAAGCCCTGCGTGCCCTGAAGCCTGCCGCGGCGATGGTGGCGGTGCACGAAAGCGGGCTTGCCGTGCACGGCGAGGCGCGGGCCGGCGATGGCGACCTCGAGCATGAACATGCGGTCGTCGCGCAGCGCGAACTCCTGACGATGCGGGATGTCCCGGATGAATTCCCGGCGGAACAGGAAGGCCGAGTAGTGCGAGAACGGCGCCTCGCCGAACTGCTGGGCGACGAAGTCGTCGCAGTCGACCCACGGATGCGGTTCCAACCTGTCCGCGTCTTCATGGAAATCCTGATAGCCGGCCAGCACCACGTCCGCGCCTTCCCGCCGTCCCAGCTGGAACTGTTCCTCGTTGGCGCCGGGGCAGAGCCAGTCGTCGGAATCGAGGAAGCGCACATACTCGCCGGTGGCGATCTTCATCGCTTCGACGACGGCCCAATCCTTGCCCCAATTGGCGGTGCGCCGGCCGACGACATCGCCCTGCGACTGCAACCAGTCCCATGTCCCGTCACTGCTGCCATCGTCGACGACGATCACCTCGACGCGGCACCCCTGCGATCGGCAGGAATCGATCGCACGCGGCAGCGCCCACAGCCGGTTGAACGTCGGCACGATCACCGTGACGTCGACCATCTTCGCTGGGCCTACGGGACGCGGACGGCGAGGCGCATCACGCCAACTTGTAGCGCGCCGCTCTGCTTCTGAGCTCCAGCCACTGAAGCACCCGCGGGAAGACGAACTTGTTCAACAGCAGGAAACCGATCAGGAACATCACCGTCGCGCCGAGCGTCTTGGCCAGCGAGACCTCGACTCCGTCGTGGCAGACATTGTGGAAGAACGCCATCAGCACGCCCTCCCGCATCGCCTGGGGCAACTGGAAGCCCATCAGGATGCGCGCCACGCCGCCGACGATGAAGGCGACCATCGCCACGCCGAACAACATGCCCGGGAATCCGAAATCGGCAAAATTCTCGCCCATGTAGCCGACGCTGATCGACGTGCCGGCCCGTATTTCCTCGCCGAGCGATATCGTGCGCGCGAGCCGCATGTAGACTTCCGAGTCCGAGAGCGGCGCCTTGCCCGGGAACAGGAAGCGCGGCATCGTCAGGTGGCCTATGGCTTCGCGCCACTGCCGCGCGGGAATCGGCTCGGGATGCGCTTCCTGGACGCCGATCACCGCGCCGAAGATGTCGGTATAGGCGAGACGGGACAGCAGCGTGTACGAGGTCTGCTGCAGGTTGAGTCCCTCGAGCGAGAAAAACCGGCTTCCGATGTAGGCGAGGCGCTCGCTGAGCGGGACGTTGATGGCCTGCGCGTCGTCGGACTGCGCGACGTAGATGCGATAGTCGACCTTGACCGCCGTCCAGAACAGCGCCAGGCCCACCAGCGCCGTCAGTCCGGTGACCGCCGCGATCGTCGTGGTCGCGCGCCACTTCACCCGCGCGGCGATGGCCGCAATCCCGAGATAGATGAACACGCCGCGGAAGTTCGAGAAGAACCCCGTGATGCCGATGACAATCTCGAACAACACGACGCCGAACAGGAACTTCGTCCCCCGGCCTGTCGACATGACGTAGACGAACAGCATGAAGATCGCCACGACCTTCACCTGCGAGATCGCCATCAGCGGCTGGGCCAGCGAGCCGACCGAACGCGCACCGATGCCCATCACGATGGCGACCGCCGAGCCCACGCCGTAGAGGATGATCAGGTCGACCGGTTGCCAGTAGTAGTGGGCGGTGCGCTCCCATTGAGTCGGGCGCCGGACGCTGCCGAGCATCAGGCGGACGACGCACGCCATGACGACGAGGCTCGCCAGCATGTACCAGTAGGCGCGGGGCACGGCCGGCCCCTCCAGGCTCAGGATCATCGGCTGGCCGTCGATCCAGGCCTGCAGTGCGCGGGCGAAGACCTGCACCCATTGCCATATGAAGTAGTAGGCGACGGCCGCCGGCATGGTGTCCGTGGCGACGATCCGCAGCAGCAGCCACGGCACGATTCCACCGACCGCGATGGCGAACGGCTCGTTGGAAAACGGCGCGAGCAGCACGGCCACGGCCGCGAAGCCACCGAAGCCGCGGCACAGCAGCGAGTAGTCCAGCGTCGGCGCCGAAGCGGTCCGCGGCAGGGCAGCGATGGTCATCGGTTTCCGGACAGGCGAAGTCTATTCGCAGCTTCAATGATACCTTCTGCCGCCCGTTTAGGCGAATAGATTTCCATCCGCTCGGCCAATCGGTCGCGGCAAGCCGCCCGGTCGAAGGCCAGAACCCGGGAAATCGCCTCGGCCAGGGCGGGGACGTCGCCGAGCGGGAACACTTCCCCGGTCCGGCCAGGCTCGACGAGGTCGGGGCCACAT
This genomic interval carries:
- a CDS encoding SDR family NAD(P)-dependent oxidoreductase; protein product: MRIVVVGGTSSIAEHCCRQWVEREDVDIELLVRDAGRGERIAADLRTRNPRATIGVTETGFVDPAAIDDAVARLWDAAPVDLALIAHGWLPPQANCQDDLATCRDVIEVNAVSPALFAEAFAARFAGAGRGTLVLLGSVAGDRGRKANYSYGAAKGFVERYAEGMQHRFARTGVRVVLAKPGPTDTPMAGPAKAQGRRVAAVQDVARAIVRGIDRGRPVIYAPWYWRAIMLVVRHIPRPLFNRLEI
- a CDS encoding glycosyltransferase family 2 protein — its product is MVDVTVIVPTFNRLWALPRAIDSCRSQGCRVEVIVVDDGSSDGTWDWLQSQGDVVGRRTANWGKDWAVVEAMKIATGEYVRFLDSDDWLCPGANEEQFQLGRREGADVVLAGYQDFHEDADRLEPHPWVDCDDFVAQQFGEAPFSHYSAFLFRREFIRDIPHRQEFALRDDRMFMLEVAIAGPRLAVHGKPAFVHRHHRRGRLQGTQGFRRTLADWTTVAVYRKAVELLTAKGELTARRKRAAVRFIWPVVRSLAQTAPDEAAAAAEWIFRLDPEFVPPVRPSIRAGYRLLGFGATERLIGLGGLLRKPPPRSVEG
- a CDS encoding glycosyltransferase, with protein sequence MNEAVTEAGSAGALRVTHCVGFYFPEKIGGTEVYVRDLATALSGFSVHSTVIAATDRNAEEYVWAQTPVVRYPTNWADLRGYSANAGRAGLTMFQQRVVDDAPDVFHLHSWTGGAGLRHLEQVAQLGIPCVVTMHVPSALCLRGTMLLNGDRACDGRIRGQRCTQCWAISRGLPGPLAFGVSLLPPINYMGGSLSSVWHRGATMLSGRALAAEQAHDLREMARHSVRIVAPSRWVAMALLANGIDERKIVVSPQAVAEDLAARGARRTPPPPSRELRVGFIGRIESYKGVHVLLDAMKRLPRDVPIRLLVAGSGTEPGYLAEVAEKGRSDARVEFLGSITHDQVPAFLQRLDVLAVPSNYMETGPLVVLEGFAFGLPVMGADLGGISERIRDGVDGWLLPFNDSSAWARAMQAAALDRSEIARRVANVAVRRTMKDVAREMTNLYREIAQPLISPAG